In one window of Acidovorax sp. HDW3 DNA:
- a CDS encoding IS481 family transposase: MSQVHAQARTTPRTRAEIKDSPASIAQLAELYNITRATARKWKHRDSPDDLSHRPHTLHTTLSPVQEAIAVELRRLLFLPLDDLLAVVREFVNPQVSRAGLDRCLRRHGVSSLRELQAQAQADAGTADKPVKTFKDYEPGFVHVDIKYLPQMPDERQRRYLFVAIDRATRWVFMHIYADQSEDSSVDFLERLERAAPMKIVKLLTDNGSQFTDRFTNKKREPSGRHKFDVRCKALGIEHRLCPPRHPQTNGMVERFNGRISEIVRQTRFASAAQLEATLMNYLQTYNHHIPQRALKHVSPVQALKDWYAKKPELFKKRVYKQAGLDT; this comes from the coding sequence ATGAGCCAAGTACACGCGCAAGCACGAACCACACCGCGTACGAGAGCCGAGATCAAAGATTCTCCAGCATCCATTGCACAACTGGCCGAGCTCTACAACATCACCCGTGCGACGGCACGCAAATGGAAGCACCGAGACAGCCCGGATGATCTCTCGCACCGTCCGCACACGCTGCATACAACGCTCTCGCCCGTGCAAGAGGCCATCGCTGTGGAGCTGCGCCGCCTGCTGTTTCTGCCCCTGGATGACCTGCTGGCGGTGGTGCGAGAGTTTGTGAACCCGCAGGTCTCCCGTGCAGGTCTGGATCGTTGCTTGCGCCGCCACGGTGTCTCCAGTTTGCGTGAACTTCAGGCCCAGGCCCAGGCCGACGCAGGCACTGCTGACAAGCCCGTCAAGACCTTCAAGGACTATGAACCAGGCTTTGTGCATGTGGACATCAAATACCTGCCGCAGATGCCCGACGAGCGCCAGCGGCGCTATCTGTTCGTGGCCATAGACCGGGCAACGCGCTGGGTGTTCATGCACATCTATGCCGACCAGAGCGAGGACTCCAGCGTGGACTTCCTGGAGCGTCTGGAGCGTGCAGCACCCATGAAGATCGTCAAACTACTCACCGACAACGGCAGTCAGTTCACGGATCGGTTCACGAACAAAAAACGCGAACCCAGCGGGCGGCACAAGTTCGATGTGCGCTGCAAGGCGTTGGGCATTGAGCACCGGCTGTGTCCGCCGCGTCACCCACAGACCAACGGCATGGTGGAGCGCTTCAACGGGCGTATCAGCGAAATCGTCAGGCAAACGCGCTTTGCATCGGCAGCGCAGCTGGAGGCAACGTTGATGAACTACCTCCAGACCTACAACCACCATATTCCACAGCGTGCACTCAAGCACGTTTCACCCGTTCAGGCGTTGAAGGATTGGTATGCAAAAAAGCCGGAATTGTTCAAGAAGCGTGTTTATAAACAGGCGGGACTTGACACGTAG
- a CDS encoding DUF2214 family protein: protein MPLEALLAYGHILAILMAVTFLASETALCRAEWMNAAVVERLVRLDLLWGISALCVLASGLARSYWGMKGADWYWAQPLLHAKLTLFVLVALLSLLPTRRFLQWRRTLRATGALPSAEALRATRRLVMIEAHALVLLPLLGVLLARGIGTR from the coding sequence ATGCCCCTTGAAGCCCTGCTGGCCTATGGCCACATCCTGGCCATCCTCATGGCCGTGACTTTTTTGGCCAGTGAAACCGCGCTGTGCCGCGCCGAGTGGATGAACGCCGCCGTGGTCGAGCGCCTGGTGCGCCTTGATTTGCTGTGGGGCATTTCGGCGCTGTGCGTGCTGGCCTCGGGCCTGGCGCGCAGCTACTGGGGCATGAAAGGCGCCGACTGGTACTGGGCGCAGCCGCTGCTGCACGCCAAGCTGACGCTGTTCGTGCTGGTGGCGCTGCTGTCGCTGCTGCCAACGCGGCGCTTTTTGCAGTGGCGCCGCACGCTGCGCGCCACGGGCGCACTGCCCAGCGCCGAAGCCCTGCGCGCCACGCGCCGCCTGGTGATGATCGAGGCCCACGCCCTGGTGCTGCTGCCGCTGCTGGGCGTGCTGCTGGCGCGCGGCATCGGCACGCGCTAG
- the gph gene encoding phosphoglycolate phosphatase (PGP is an essential enzyme in the glycolate salvage pathway in higher organisms (photorespiration in plants). Phosphoglycolate results from the oxidase activity of RubisCO in the Calvin cycle when concentrations of carbon dioxide are low relative to oxygen. This enzyme is a member of the Haloacid Dehalogenase (HAD) superfamily of aspartate-nucleophile hydrolase enzymes (PF00702).), with the protein MSASPWAGRLDAAMVDLDGTLVDTLGDFHAALNRMLAELQLPAIAASAIESMVGKGSEHLIESVLKHALALDGQAQAAIKIEAIYPAAWDSYQRHYAAINGEFSRVYPGVPEGLHSLRSAGLRLACLTNKPQVFAEGLLRTKGLDGFFDHVFGGDAFARKKPDPLPLLQTCAALGTPPARTLMLGDSGNDAQAARAAGCPVLLVDYGYNHGQPITSVDADGYLQHIGDWCQPQ; encoded by the coding sequence ATGAGCGCCTCGCCCTGGGCCGGGCGGCTCGATGCCGCCATGGTCGATCTCGACGGCACACTGGTCGATACCCTGGGCGACTTTCACGCCGCCCTCAACCGGATGCTGGCCGAGCTGCAGCTGCCGGCCATTGCCGCCAGCGCCATCGAGTCCATGGTCGGCAAGGGCTCGGAGCACCTCATTGAATCGGTGCTAAAACACGCTCTAGCCCTTGATGGGCAAGCGCAAGCAGCTATCAAAATAGAAGCAATCTACCCTGCCGCCTGGGACAGCTACCAGCGCCACTACGCCGCCATCAACGGCGAGTTTTCCCGCGTCTACCCCGGTGTGCCCGAGGGCCTGCACAGCCTGCGCAGCGCCGGCCTGCGCCTGGCCTGCCTGACGAACAAGCCGCAGGTGTTTGCCGAAGGGCTGCTGCGCACCAAGGGGCTCGATGGCTTTTTCGACCATGTCTTTGGCGGCGACGCCTTTGCGCGCAAAAAGCCCGATCCGCTGCCGCTCTTGCAAACCTGCGCCGCCCTGGGCACGCCGCCTGCGCGCACGCTGATGCTCGGTGACTCGGGCAACGACGCCCAGGCTGCGCGCGCCGCCGGCTGCCCGGTGCTGCTGGTCGATTACGGCTACAACCACGGCCAGCCCATCACCAGCGTGGACGCCGACGGTTATCTGCAGCACATTGGCGACTGGTGCCAGCCGCAGTAA
- the rpe gene encoding ribulose-phosphate 3-epimerase yields MSRTFRIAPSILSADFARLGEEVKNVLAAGADWIHFDVMDNHYVPNLTFGPMVCQALKKHAVYPDGRPAPIDVHLMVQPVDALAGAFAQAGADLISFHPDASAHVHRSIQAIKAAGCQVGLTFNPAMPLDVLDWVIDDLDLILLMSVNPGFGGQSFIESTLRKTEAVRRRIEACGKDIRLEIDGGIKADNIRRVADAGADTFVAGSAIFGQSDYKAVIDAMRAQLA; encoded by the coding sequence ATGAGCCGCACTTTCCGCATTGCCCCCTCCATCCTCTCGGCCGACTTTGCCCGCCTGGGCGAAGAGGTGAAAAACGTCCTCGCCGCCGGCGCCGACTGGATTCATTTCGACGTCATGGACAACCACTACGTGCCCAACCTGACGTTTGGCCCCATGGTCTGCCAGGCGCTGAAAAAGCACGCCGTTTACCCCGACGGCCGCCCTGCGCCCATCGACGTGCACCTCATGGTGCAGCCCGTCGATGCCCTGGCTGGCGCCTTTGCCCAGGCCGGCGCCGACCTGATCAGCTTTCACCCCGACGCCTCGGCGCACGTGCACCGCAGCATCCAGGCCATCAAGGCCGCCGGCTGCCAGGTGGGGCTGACCTTCAACCCGGCCATGCCGCTTGACGTGCTCGACTGGGTGATCGACGACCTCGACCTGATCTTGCTCATGAGCGTCAACCCCGGCTTTGGCGGCCAGAGCTTTATTGAGAGCACGCTGCGCAAGACCGAGGCCGTGCGCCGGCGCATCGAGGCCTGCGGCAAAGACATTCGCCTGGAGATCGACGGCGGCATCAAGGCCGACAACATCCGCCGCGTGGCCGACGCCGGGGCCGACACCTTCGTCGCCGGCAGCGCCATCTTTGGCCAGAGCGACTACAAGGCCGTGATCGACGCCATGCGCGCGCAGCTGGCATGA
- the apaG gene encoding Co2+/Mg2+ efflux protein ApaG, with translation MPSYDFLVQVQPEYLPEQSDPSAGQYAFAYTITITNRSAVPAQLIARHWLVSDAQGHTEEVRGLGLVGQQPLLAPGETFRYTSGCHLRTASGTMHGSYLGVSDQGEVFAVPIPLFVLEASMDDGPLRERVLH, from the coding sequence ATGCCGTCCTACGACTTTCTGGTGCAGGTGCAGCCCGAGTACCTGCCCGAGCAATCCGACCCCAGCGCCGGGCAATACGCCTTTGCCTACACCATCACCATCACCAACCGCAGCGCCGTGCCGGCGCAGCTGATCGCGCGCCACTGGCTCGTGAGCGACGCCCAGGGCCACACCGAGGAGGTGCGCGGCCTGGGCCTGGTCGGCCAGCAGCCGCTGCTGGCACCGGGCGAGACGTTTCGCTACACCAGCGGCTGCCACCTGCGCACGGCCAGCGGCACCATGCATGGCAGCTACCTGGGCGTGAGCGACCAGGGCGAGGTGTTTGCCGTACCCATCCCGCTGTTCGTACTCGAAGCCTCGATGGACGACGGCCCCCTGCGCGAAAGGGTTTTGCACTGA
- a CDS encoding site-specific recombinase, which yields MFRPPPLDLPQLLAQLQPNAPMAERHLWLIHLCAWVRGDGHTVSAARDRLQLLIHSLQADADAQARLQAWWAQLVDSVDMTTLLADFGFAPRTAFLSEFSARLRSKLMPTTPETIDASELFALALHKPFDAQWLTSLGEEPLQALVVLLTGNEGEGSRQRWQAVLLDAITYCAGQMLANGFAPELRLRMSEAAREAQPFHALLREIETLRVEVLHPLRTGERQDTAVQRLRERLDACRSAVNTVYQHFGDEGISVGLVFRLRQLRERILRVRALLDCLLSPQPASAAAQLLARLVQVGRERHSLGALIAANSSLVAAKVAERSAETGEHYITRDRSEYFSMVRMAAGGGAVMALTTLAKFGLYALALSAFWAGFAAGLNYAISFVLIQLLHFTVATKQPAMTAPAMAAKLKNLEDATAIEEFVDKVTQLVRSQVAAVLGNVLLVLPCAFLLAWLIGLWRGQPALDAEHAQHTLQSLSLWGPSLLFAAFTGVLLFASSILAGWVENWFVLNRLDSAIQYNPRITAWLGRERAARWAPSLRANISGYAANISLGFMLGLTPAFAAFFGLGLEVRHVTLSTGQIGVAGASLGWAVLHEPALWWAAAMIPFNGALNVGVSFYLAFRLALRAHNVSGVERGRIYQALRQRLRQQPLGFFLP from the coding sequence ATGTTTCGCCCCCCACCGCTTGACTTGCCGCAGCTGCTGGCGCAGCTCCAACCCAACGCCCCCATGGCCGAGCGCCACCTGTGGCTGATCCACCTGTGCGCCTGGGTGCGCGGCGACGGCCACACGGTGAGCGCCGCCCGCGACCGCCTGCAACTGCTCATCCACAGCCTGCAGGCCGACGCCGATGCACAGGCGCGCCTGCAAGCCTGGTGGGCGCAGCTGGTCGATAGCGTGGACATGACCACCTTGCTCGCCGACTTTGGCTTTGCCCCGCGCACGGCGTTTTTGAGTGAATTTTCGGCACGCCTGCGCAGCAAGCTGATGCCGACCACACCCGAGACCATAGACGCCTCGGAGCTGTTCGCCCTGGCGCTGCACAAGCCGTTCGACGCCCAATGGCTGACATCCCTGGGCGAAGAACCGCTGCAGGCCCTGGTGGTGCTGCTGACGGGCAACGAGGGCGAGGGCAGCCGCCAGCGCTGGCAGGCCGTGCTGCTCGACGCCATCACCTACTGCGCCGGGCAGATGCTGGCCAACGGCTTTGCGCCCGAACTGCGCCTGCGCATGAGCGAGGCCGCACGCGAGGCCCAGCCCTTTCACGCCCTGCTGCGCGAGATTGAAACCCTGCGCGTCGAGGTGCTGCACCCACTGCGCACCGGCGAGCGCCAGGACACCGCTGTGCAGCGCCTGCGCGAGCGCCTGGACGCCTGCCGCAGCGCCGTCAACACCGTGTACCAGCACTTTGGCGACGAAGGCATCTCCGTCGGCCTGGTGTTTCGCCTGCGCCAGCTGCGCGAGCGCATCCTGCGTGTGCGCGCGCTGCTCGATTGCCTGCTCTCGCCACAACCGGCGAGCGCCGCCGCGCAGCTGCTGGCACGCCTGGTGCAAGTCGGGCGCGAGCGCCACAGCCTGGGCGCGCTGATCGCCGCCAACAGCTCGCTGGTGGCCGCCAAGGTGGCCGAGCGCAGCGCTGAGACGGGCGAGCACTACATCACCCGCGACCGCAGCGAATATTTCTCCATGGTGCGCATGGCCGCTGGCGGCGGCGCCGTCATGGCCTTGACGACGCTGGCCAAGTTCGGCCTGTACGCGCTGGCGCTGTCGGCCTTCTGGGCCGGCTTTGCCGCCGGGCTGAACTACGCCATCAGCTTCGTGCTCATCCAGCTGCTGCACTTCACCGTGGCCACCAAGCAGCCGGCGATGACGGCGCCGGCCATGGCGGCCAAGCTGAAAAACCTGGAAGACGCAACCGCCATCGAAGAATTCGTGGACAAAGTCACGCAGCTGGTGCGCTCGCAGGTGGCCGCCGTGCTCGGCAACGTGCTGCTGGTGCTGCCCTGCGCATTCTTGCTCGCCTGGCTGATCGGGCTCTGGCGCGGCCAGCCGGCGCTGGACGCGGAACACGCCCAGCACACCCTGCAGTCGCTGAGCCTGTGGGGGCCGTCGCTGCTGTTTGCCGCCTTCACCGGGGTGCTGCTGTTTGCGTCGAGCATCCTCGCCGGCTGGGTGGAGAACTGGTTTGTGCTCAACCGGCTCGATTCGGCCATTCAGTACAACCCGCGCATCACCGCCTGGCTCGGGCGCGAACGCGCCGCACGCTGGGCCCCATCGCTGCGCGCCAATATCTCGGGCTACGCCGCCAACATCTCGCTGGGCTTCATGCTGGGCCTGACGCCGGCCTTTGCCGCCTTCTTCGGCCTGGGGCTGGAGGTGCGCCACGTCACCCTGTCCACCGGCCAGATCGGCGTCGCCGGCGCCAGCCTGGGCTGGGCCGTGCTGCACGAGCCGGCGCTGTGGTGGGCGGCGGCCATGATCCCGTTCAACGGCGCGCTCAACGTCGGCGTGAGTTTTTACCTCGCCTTCCGCCTGGCGCTGCGCGCGCACAACGTCAGCGGCGTCGAGCGCGGGCGCATCTACCAGGCCCTGCGCCAGCGCCTGCGCCAGCAGCCGCTGGGCTTTTTCCTGCCGTAA
- a CDS encoding cation:proton antiporter — protein sequence MNEWWDLWAQWLRPSAGLPTVQWSLLLACAALVGHLLQRYSGLPKIVGYSLVGTLAGWAGFGGVLWPLQGMGLFLLEFGVSLVLFDAGGRIALRWFRHNPMVLVQSLLEAALSALLVYQLLLWLGQSVPVAAALAVVAMAASPTVLTRVVHECHAGGPVTERAITLSTLSTLYALALATAGAAWVRRPDASALDALAAVLVVLGVSIASALTLAVLLRAALRLMSPGSESGALFLLSLVAALSALAAHLGGSAPLAALLAGMIVKHRWPRPWAWQRQLGPVLSLVTMLMFVLVSCVAAQAPWSMAVATLVLALLGARLLAKACGVGLGHIGSGTSARQALWLGAAMTPLSAVALLIASQLVLALPESGPALAAIALPAILLMELVGAVLVTWALYRAGEGIWPWGRTQRQTKGNAP from the coding sequence ATGAACGAATGGTGGGATTTGTGGGCGCAGTGGCTGCGCCCTTCAGCCGGGTTGCCCACGGTGCAATGGTCTTTGCTGCTGGCGTGTGCCGCGCTGGTCGGGCACCTGCTGCAGCGCTACAGCGGTTTGCCCAAAATCGTCGGCTATTCCCTGGTTGGCACCCTGGCGGGCTGGGCGGGGTTTGGCGGTGTGCTCTGGCCGCTGCAGGGCATGGGCTTGTTTTTGCTCGAATTCGGGGTTTCGCTGGTGCTGTTCGATGCCGGCGGGCGCATTGCCCTGCGCTGGTTTCGCCACAACCCCATGGTGCTGGTGCAAAGCCTGCTGGAGGCGGCACTGAGCGCGCTGCTGGTGTACCAGTTGCTGCTGTGGCTGGGCCAGAGCGTGCCGGTGGCCGCAGCGCTGGCGGTGGTGGCCATGGCCGCCTCGCCCACCGTGCTCACCCGCGTGGTGCACGAGTGCCACGCCGGGGGGCCGGTGACGGAGCGCGCCATCACCTTGTCCACCCTGTCCACGCTCTACGCCCTGGCCCTGGCCACCGCCGGCGCGGCCTGGGTGCGCCGCCCCGATGCCAGTGCACTGGACGCCCTGGCAGCGGTGCTGGTGGTGCTGGGCGTGTCGATCGCCAGCGCCCTGACTCTGGCCGTGCTGCTGCGCGCCGCCCTGCGCTTAATGAGCCCAGGCAGCGAAAGCGGGGCGCTGTTTCTGCTGAGCCTGGTGGCGGCCCTGTCGGCCCTGGCTGCGCACCTGGGGGGCTCGGCGCCGCTGGCGGCTTTGCTCGCCGGCATGATCGTCAAGCACCGCTGGCCACGCCCCTGGGCCTGGCAGCGCCAGCTCGGGCCCGTGCTGTCGCTGGTGACCATGCTCATGTTCGTGCTCGTCTCCTGCGTGGCCGCGCAGGCGCCGTGGAGCATGGCGGTGGCGACCCTGGTACTGGCACTGCTGGGCGCAAGGCTGCTGGCCAAGGCCTGCGGCGTGGGGCTGGGCCATATCGGCAGCGGCACCAGTGCGCGCCAGGCGCTGTGGCTGGGGGCGGCCATGACGCCGCTATCGGCGGTGGCGCTGCTCATCGCCTCGCAGCTGGTGCTGGCGCTGCCCGAGAGTGGGCCGGCGCTGGCAGCCATCGCCTTGCCCGCGATTTTGTTGATGGAACTGGTCGGGGCCGTGCTCGTGACCTGGGCCCTGTACCGTGCCGGCGAGGGCATCTGGCCCTGGGGGCGCACGCAACGCCAGACGAAAGGCAACGCACCATGA
- a CDS encoding YbdK family carboxylate-amine ligase, protein MSLEPFHASEALSLGVELELQLLNTHDYDLAPYAADMLRLMQKIPLPGSVVPEMTNSMIEVSTGICHSSAEVLAQLTPIRDALVACADKLNIAVAGGGTHPFQQWHERRIYDKPRFQELSQLYGYLSKQFTIFGQHVHIGCPSADEALLMLHRMSRFIPHCIALSASSPFVQGQDTQFDSARLNSVFAFPLSGRAPCLLTWDEFGQYFEKMTRTGVVKSMKDFYWDIRPKPEFGTIEIRVFDTPLSIERAAALAGFVQALAAWFLAEQPFVPQEDDYLVYTYNRFQACRFGLDAVYVDPASGAHLPLREHLLHTLERIAVHGSAYGTQAALDHLAREVAQGQNDARWLRQRQQHEQQLAEVSRQAALRFRGQAVG, encoded by the coding sequence ATGAGCCTGGAACCTTTTCACGCCTCCGAGGCGTTGTCGCTCGGGGTCGAGCTGGAACTGCAGCTGCTCAACACCCACGACTACGACCTGGCGCCCTACGCCGCCGACATGCTGCGCCTGATGCAGAAAATCCCCCTGCCCGGCAGCGTCGTGCCGGAGATGACGAACAGCATGATCGAAGTCTCCACCGGCATCTGCCACAGCAGCGCCGAGGTGCTGGCGCAGCTCACGCCGATTCGCGACGCGCTGGTGGCCTGCGCCGACAAGCTCAACATCGCGGTCGCCGGCGGCGGCACCCACCCCTTCCAGCAGTGGCACGAGCGGCGCATCTACGACAAGCCGCGCTTTCAGGAGCTGTCGCAGCTCTACGGCTACCTGTCCAAGCAGTTCACCATCTTCGGCCAGCACGTGCACATCGGCTGCCCGAGCGCGGACGAGGCGCTGCTCATGCTGCACCGCATGAGCCGCTTCATTCCGCACTGCATCGCGCTGTCGGCGTCGAGCCCCTTCGTGCAGGGGCAGGACACGCAGTTCGACTCGGCGCGGCTCAATTCGGTGTTTGCCTTCCCGCTGTCAGGCCGCGCGCCCTGCCTGCTCACCTGGGACGAATTTGGCCAGTACTTCGAGAAAATGACACGCACCGGCGTCGTCAAGAGCATGAAGGATTTTTACTGGGACATCCGCCCCAAGCCCGAGTTCGGCACCATCGAGATCCGCGTCTTCGACACGCCGCTGTCGATCGAGCGCGCCGCCGCCCTGGCCGGCTTCGTGCAGGCGCTGGCAGCCTGGTTCCTGGCCGAGCAGCCCTTTGTGCCGCAGGAGGACGACTACCTCGTCTACACCTACAACCGTTTCCAGGCCTGCCGTTTCGGGCTCGATGCGGTCTACGTCGATCCCGCCAGCGGAGCGCACCTGCCGCTGCGCGAGCACCTGCTGCACACCTTGGAGCGCATTGCCGTGCACGGCAGCGCCTACGGCACCCAGGCGGCGCTCGACCACCTGGCGCGCGAGGTGGCGCAGGGCCAGAACGACGCCCGCTGGCTGCGCCAGCGCCAGCAGCACGAGCAGCAGCTCGCCGAGGTCAGCCGCCAGGCGGCGCTGCGCTTTCGGGGCCAGGCGGTGGGCTAG
- the thiL gene encoding thiamine-phosphate kinase → MGEFDLIARYFTRPVPTGGAVALGVGDDCALLTPRPGMQLAVSSDMLVAGRHFFADTDPEGLGHKALAVNLSDLAACGARPLAFTLALALPALDAPWLAAFARGLLALADAHGCTLMGGDTTRGPLNLCITVFGEVPAGQALLRSGAAAGDDIWVSGQLGDARLALLALQGEIKLPPTALAAARLRLERPTPRVALGQVLRGVASAALDVSDGLLGDLNHLLRASGVGADIDLTQTSKLIAAHALFTGASACFDSDLRQQCTLAGGDDYELVFTAPAAQRSAVLQAGADCGVAVTRIGTTSAQPGLRLWDAQGQLQPLRHASFDHFAP, encoded by the coding sequence ATGGGAGAGTTTGACCTGATTGCACGCTATTTCACCCGCCCCGTCCCCACCGGCGGCGCGGTGGCGCTGGGCGTGGGCGACGATTGCGCGCTGCTCACGCCCCGGCCGGGGATGCAGCTGGCGGTCTCAAGCGACATGCTGGTGGCCGGGCGGCATTTTTTTGCCGACACCGACCCCGAGGGCCTGGGCCACAAGGCGCTGGCCGTGAACCTGTCGGACCTGGCCGCCTGCGGCGCGCGGCCGCTGGCCTTCACCCTGGCGCTGGCGCTGCCGGCGCTGGACGCGCCCTGGCTGGCGGCGTTCGCGCGCGGCCTGCTGGCGCTGGCCGACGCCCATGGCTGCACCTTGATGGGCGGCGACACCACGCGCGGGCCGCTCAACCTGTGCATCACCGTCTTTGGCGAAGTGCCCGCCGGCCAGGCCCTGCTGCGCAGCGGCGCGGCCGCTGGCGACGACATCTGGGTCAGCGGCCAGCTCGGCGACGCCCGCCTGGCGCTGCTGGCGCTGCAGGGCGAGATCAAGCTGCCGCCCACGGCCCTGGCCGCCGCGCGCCTGCGCCTGGAGCGGCCAACGCCGCGCGTGGCCCTGGGGCAGGTGCTGCGCGGCGTCGCCAGCGCCGCGCTGGACGTGAGCGACGGCCTGCTCGGCGACCTCAACCACCTGCTGCGCGCCAGCGGCGTGGGGGCCGACATCGATCTCACACAAACATCAAAATTGATAGCTGCTCACGCTTTATTTACGGGCGCTAGCGCCTGTTTTGACTCTGATTTGCGGCAACAATGCACCCTCGCCGGCGGCGACGACTACGAGCTGGTTTTTACCGCCCCGGCAGCGCAGCGCAGCGCCGTGCTGCAGGCGGGCGCCGACTGCGGCGTGGCCGTCACCCGCATTGGCACCACCAGCGCCCAGCCCGGCCTGCGCCTGTGGGATGCGCAGGGCCAGCTGCAGCCGCTGCGCCACGCCTCGTTTGACCATTTCGCCCCATGA
- a CDS encoding phosphatidylglycerophosphatase A → MTLPASPPPGAAPRRADRAFLFSHPAHLIALGFGSGLAPKAPGTFGTLWGWASFLLLQELLWPAGIGLLLLASTAIGWWACTLTARHLGVSDPGCVVWDEVVAFWLVLWLAMPMGWWAQLAAFALFRFFDAAKPGPVRWADQSFKGFGWRGGWGILFDDFVAAFCTLLVLALWRFWVA, encoded by the coding sequence ATGACACTGCCTGCATCGCCCCCACCCGGGGCCGCCCCCCGACGCGCCGACCGCGCCTTTCTTTTCTCCCACCCGGCGCACCTCATCGCCCTGGGCTTTGGCAGCGGCCTGGCGCCCAAGGCGCCGGGCACTTTTGGCACGCTCTGGGGCTGGGCCAGTTTTTTGCTGCTGCAAGAGCTGCTCTGGCCTGCGGGCATCGGCCTGCTGCTGCTGGCATCGACCGCCATCGGCTGGTGGGCCTGCACGCTCACAGCGCGCCACCTGGGCGTATCCGACCCGGGCTGCGTCGTCTGGGACGAGGTCGTCGCCTTCTGGCTGGTGCTGTGGCTGGCCATGCCCATGGGCTGGTGGGCTCAGCTGGCGGCCTTTGCCCTGTTTCGCTTCTTCGACGCCGCCAAGCCCGGCCCGGTGCGCTGGGCCGACCAGTCCTTCAAGGGCTTTGGCTGGCGCGGCGGCTGGGGCATTTTGTTTGACGACTTCGTCGCCGCCTTCTGCACCCTGCTGGTGCTGGCGCTGTGGCGTTTTTGGGTGGCATGA
- a CDS encoding CinA family protein produces MMLSFQELLTLDGQALEAVLADISSTLQARGWMLASAESCTGGLIAAACTELAGSSLWFERGFVSYANAAKSELLGVPPALIAAEGAVSEAVARAMAEGALAHSPAQVSLAVTGIAGPGGATPDKPVGLVWFAWCVAGRTHSESRQFSGSRAQVRAQTLGHSLQRLHALLQAA; encoded by the coding sequence ATGATGCTCTCTTTTCAGGAGCTACTCACGCTGGATGGACAAGCGCTAGAGGCCGTTTTGGCTGATATTTCCAGCACCTTGCAGGCACGCGGCTGGATGCTGGCGAGCGCCGAGAGCTGCACCGGCGGCCTGATCGCCGCCGCCTGCACCGAGCTGGCGGGATCGAGCCTGTGGTTCGAGCGTGGCTTCGTCAGCTACGCCAACGCCGCCAAGAGCGAGCTGCTGGGCGTGCCGCCGGCGCTCATCGCCGCCGAGGGCGCCGTCAGCGAGGCCGTGGCGCGCGCCATGGCCGAGGGCGCGCTGGCGCATTCGCCGGCCCAGGTCAGCCTGGCGGTGACGGGCATTGCCGGCCCCGGCGGCGCCACGCCGGACAAGCCCGTGGGCCTGGTGTGGTTCGCCTGGTGCGTGGCCGGGCGCACGCACAGCGAAAGCCGCCAGTTCAGCGGCAGCCGCGCCCAGGTGCGGGCGCAGACGCTGGGGCACAGCCTGCAGCGCCTGCACGCGCTATTGCAGGCGGCTTAA